The DNA segment AGAAATTTCTGGTGATATGGCTCGACACGCTTATGGACATGGACCAAATACGCCAAATCCTATGTCACTAAGTGAAGCGGAAATCTTTATCCGTCATATTGCAGATAACTGGTTAGAAAGTGTGCGAGACAATGGATCGGACTCGTAATGCCTAACTTTGCTCGAATAGCGAATATATTGCCTTTACCGGCCATTATTTGACTTATCCTGATAGGCAGTTAAGGCCGGTTCCCGTCTTACATACACTGTCTAAGCGCATTCCGAATGCTGCCAGAATCAAATCCGGCTTTCGCAGCCTAAATTTTCATCTTGCTATCCAAAACGATAGTTTGTTCTTCTTGTGCGGCTTGTTCCGCATCCAGTTTTTTACGCTTGTCGCATTTCTCTTCGCAAACACAATTGCCGGTTCCACCACAGGAACCTTTAATGGCGTGGCGCCCGAAGATAACGCCCACCGCCATGATCGCTATCACGATTAACATGAATAAAAAAGTCGCCAAAAAGTAACCCATTGCCCTTCTCCTTAAATCATTTCAAAACCGCCTAAAACAAAAAACGAGGAGAAATCGTTAGATCGCTCCTCGTTCCATGTTCAGCGCAACGCTTGTTTAGCCGCCGAAGTCGTCCAGGAAGATATTTTCCGGATCGACGCCGTTGGCAATCAACATGTTGATCACTGAAGAGTTCATGATTGGAGGTCCGCACATGTAATACTCACAGTCTTCCGGATTCGGATGGTTTTTCAGGAACTCTTCAAACAATACGTTGTGAATGAATCCGGTATAACCTTTCCAGTTGTCTTCCGGCAACGGATCGGACAAAGCCACATGCCATTCAAAATTGTCGTTTTCCTTGGCCAGCATGTCGAAATCTTCGACATAGAACATTTCGCGTTTGCTGCGAGCGCCATACCAGAAGGTCATCTTGCGTTTCGATTTCAGTCTACGCAGTTGATCGAAGATATGCGAACGCATCGGCGCCATACCGGCACCACCACCGATGAACACCATTTCGTTGTCGGTATCCTTGGCGAAAAACTCACCATATGGGCCGGAAACGAAGACTTTATCGCCGGGTTTCAGGTTGAAGATGAAGGACGACATCTTGCCGGGCGG comes from the Methylomonas sp. LL1 genome and includes:
- the nqrM gene encoding (Na+)-NQR maturation NqrM; the encoded protein is MGYFLATFLFMLIVIAIMAVGVIFGRHAIKGSCGGTGNCVCEEKCDKRKKLDAEQAAQEEQTIVLDSKMKI